In Tessaracoccus flavus, the following are encoded in one genomic region:
- a CDS encoding Rieske (2Fe-2S) protein, giving the protein MSLVAVCKVSELEADKPLPVDVDDDLTVAIVLHGERIYAIEDQCSHGNVPLSEGDVVDDTIECYLHGSTFDLATGRALNLPATAPVRVFACSTDGDDVFIDVSAPTTDY; this is encoded by the coding sequence GTGAGCCTCGTCGCCGTCTGCAAGGTGTCCGAGCTCGAGGCCGACAAGCCTCTGCCCGTGGACGTCGACGACGACCTGACGGTCGCGATCGTGCTCCACGGGGAACGGATCTACGCCATCGAGGACCAGTGCAGCCACGGGAACGTGCCGCTCTCGGAAGGTGACGTCGTCGACGACACCATCGAGTGCTACCTGCACGGCTCCACCTTCGACCTGGCCACCGGCCGTGCCCTCAACCTGCCGGCCACTGCGCCGGTGCGGGTCTTCGCCTGCAGCACCGACGGCGACGACGTCTTCATCGACGTCTCAGCCCCCACCACCGACTACTGA
- the sufC gene encoding Fe-S cluster assembly ATPase SufC, with amino-acid sequence MSTLVISDLHVDVLTEDGPKQILKGVNLTINPGEIHALMGPNGSGKSTLAYAIAGHPKYEITQGSVTLDGQELTEMSVDERAKAGLFLAMQYPVEVPGVSVANFLRTAKTALDGEAPKVRTWVKDVEKALGQMQLDKSFSGRSVNEGFSGGEKKRHEIAQLELLNPKAAILDETDSGLDIDALRVVSDGVNRFAEKGDRAIVLITHYTRILRYIEPTFVHVFVDGRIVAEGGKELADQLEADGYERYIREAAAV; translated from the coding sequence ATGTCTACCCTCGTCATCTCCGACCTCCACGTCGACGTCCTCACCGAAGACGGCCCCAAGCAGATCCTCAAGGGCGTCAACCTGACCATCAACCCCGGCGAGATCCACGCTCTCATGGGGCCGAACGGCTCCGGCAAGTCGACCCTGGCCTACGCCATCGCCGGCCACCCGAAGTACGAGATCACTCAGGGGTCGGTCACCCTCGACGGCCAGGAACTCACCGAGATGTCCGTCGACGAGCGGGCCAAGGCCGGACTCTTCCTCGCCATGCAGTACCCCGTCGAGGTGCCGGGTGTGTCCGTTGCCAACTTCCTCCGCACGGCCAAGACCGCGCTCGACGGTGAGGCCCCCAAGGTCCGCACCTGGGTGAAGGACGTCGAGAAGGCACTGGGCCAGATGCAGCTCGACAAGTCGTTCTCCGGCCGCTCCGTCAACGAGGGATTCTCGGGCGGCGAGAAGAAGCGTCACGAGATCGCCCAGCTCGAGCTGCTCAACCCCAAGGCCGCGATCCTCGACGAGACGGACTCCGGGCTGGATATCGACGCCCTGCGCGTCGTCTCCGACGGCGTGAACCGCTTCGCGGAGAAGGGCGACCGTGCCATCGTCCTCATCACGCACTACACCCGCATCCTGCGCTACATCGAGCCGACGTTCGTGCACGTCTTCGTGGACGGTCGCATCGTGGCCGAAGGCGGCAAGGAGCTCGCCGACCAGTTGGAGGCTGACGGCTACGAGCGGTACATCAGGGAAGCGGCCGCGGTCTGA
- a CDS encoding cysteine desulfurase, with translation MTTPPLDVEAIRADFPILERRVGEWPLVYLDSANTSQKPRQVVEAIAEHYLQHNANVARAMHLLGAEATEAFEGARSTVASFIGASRTEEVVFTKNASEALNLAAHSLGASLRAGDEVVISVMEHHSNIVPWQMACERSGATLRWFDVTDEGRLDLEGARRDSLINERTRVVALTWVSNVLGTRNPIADVAQQAHAVGATVVVDASQAVPHQPIDVATLGADLVAFTAHKMCGPTGLGVLWGRYELLAELPPFLGGGEMIEVVEMQRSTYAPPPHRFEAGTPPIAQAVGLGAAIDYLSAIGMDAIAHHEQVLTEYALDKLTSIDGLVLLGPTEAVERGSALSFNLQGVHPHDVMQVLDSRGVAIRGGHHCARPLHKRLGHQSSTRASSYLYTTPAEIDALADALVFTRNYFAPRFGG, from the coding sequence GTGACAACACCGCCACTGGACGTCGAGGCCATCCGCGCCGACTTCCCCATCCTGGAGCGCAGGGTGGGGGAGTGGCCGCTGGTCTATCTCGACTCCGCCAACACCTCGCAGAAGCCGCGCCAGGTGGTCGAAGCCATCGCCGAGCACTACCTGCAGCACAACGCCAACGTGGCACGCGCCATGCATCTGCTCGGCGCCGAGGCGACCGAGGCCTTCGAAGGCGCTCGGAGCACGGTGGCGTCGTTCATCGGTGCGTCGCGGACCGAGGAGGTGGTCTTCACCAAGAACGCCTCCGAAGCGCTCAACCTGGCGGCCCACTCGCTGGGCGCATCGCTGAGAGCCGGAGATGAAGTGGTCATCTCCGTCATGGAGCATCACTCCAACATCGTCCCGTGGCAGATGGCCTGCGAACGGTCAGGGGCGACGCTGCGCTGGTTCGACGTCACCGACGAGGGCCGGCTCGACCTCGAGGGCGCGCGCCGGGACTCGCTCATCAACGAGCGCACCCGCGTGGTCGCGCTCACGTGGGTCTCGAACGTGCTGGGTACCCGCAACCCCATCGCCGACGTGGCTCAGCAGGCACACGCCGTCGGTGCGACCGTCGTCGTGGACGCCTCCCAGGCCGTCCCCCATCAACCCATCGACGTGGCGACCCTCGGGGCGGACCTGGTCGCGTTCACCGCGCACAAGATGTGCGGGCCCACCGGCCTCGGCGTGTTGTGGGGGCGCTACGAGCTGCTCGCCGAATTGCCGCCCTTCCTGGGCGGGGGAGAGATGATCGAAGTGGTCGAGATGCAGCGCTCGACGTACGCGCCACCCCCGCACCGCTTCGAGGCAGGCACTCCACCCATCGCGCAAGCAGTGGGGCTGGGCGCCGCCATCGACTACCTGTCGGCCATCGGCATGGACGCGATCGCCCACCACGAGCAGGTCCTCACCGAGTACGCGCTGGACAAGCTGACCAGCATCGACGGCCTCGTCCTCCTCGGGCCCACCGAGGCAGTCGAGCGCGGCAGCGCACTCTCGTTCAACCTGCAGGGGGTCCACCCGCACGACGTGATGCAGGTGCTCGACTCGCGTGGCGTCGCCATCCGAGGGGGGCACCACTGTGCGCGGCCGCTGCACAAGAGGCTGGGTCACCAGAGCTCCACGCGCGCGTCCAGCTACCTTTACACCACCCCGGCGGAGATCGACGCGCTCGCCGACGCCCTGGTGTTCACCCGCAACTACTTCGCCCCGCGGTTCGGGGGCTAG
- the sufU gene encoding Fe-S cluster assembly sulfur transfer protein SufU, with the protein MNIDELYQTIILDHYREKHHSGLRDGYDVEVHHVNPSCGDELTLRVHLDGGTVRDISYHAEGCSISQASTSVMTDLLIGGDTASALDLHDKFLEMMQSQGRIEPDEDTFEDAIAFAGVSKFPARVKCALLGWSAMRDATLQATAKEN; encoded by the coding sequence ATGAACATTGATGAGCTCTACCAGACGATCATCCTCGACCACTACCGCGAGAAGCACCACTCCGGGCTGCGCGACGGTTACGACGTCGAGGTGCACCACGTCAACCCGTCGTGCGGCGACGAGCTGACGCTGCGGGTCCACCTGGACGGCGGCACGGTCAGGGACATCTCCTACCACGCCGAGGGGTGCTCCATCTCGCAGGCCTCGACGTCGGTGATGACCGACCTGCTCATCGGGGGCGACACCGCCAGCGCGTTGGACCTGCACGACAAGTTCCTCGAGATGATGCAGAGCCAGGGCCGGATCGAGCCTGACGAAGACACGTTCGAGGACGCGATCGCCTTCGCGGGTGTATCGAAGTTTCCCGCGCGCGTGAAGTGCGCACTACTGGGGTGGTCCGCCATGCGCGATGCCACCCTGCAAGCAACTGCCAAGGAGAATTGA